ATTTTCTTGAACTCCAACTTGTATTATATCTACCTCCATCAAAATCATATCCTAACACTAATAATGGTGTTCCATAAGATCCAAATTGTATAGATTCGTTAATATTAAATTGGTACCCTAGACCTAAATACATTTTATCTTTTTTTAATCCTAACAATGGGGAAACTGATAAGGGCTTAAAACCTTGATCATTTAAGAACCTTGTATTAATACCTGCCCAATAATATCCATCATCTGTTAATTTTCTAGCTTTAAAGTTAATATCAGAAACCGAACGTCCATCACCCTCAAAATATTTGAAAAATAAAGAAGGTTCATATTCATATTCGTCGTTATCACTTAAAAATGTATAACCGGTAAATAAATAATAATTTCTTAATTTAACTGGTTCTGAATTATCAAATATTTTTGTAGCTTTATTTAGTATATTAGATGCATTAGCACCTACAAAATAATTTTTAATTCTATATAAAGCTCCTACTTCAAAATTATGGTTTGACGTTGATTCACTTGCTCCAACATGCGGATCATTATTTCCTGTACCCGTACCATCATCAAATTTATCTGTATCAATTTTAAAATGATTGAATTTATAAGAAAGTCCAAATGACAAATATTCATCATCGGCTTCAGATAAAATTAAATGATAAGCGTAAGACAGCTGAGCTCCCATTTGCTTGGTATTACCATTTCGGTCATTATATAATATAACCCCTACACCTGTATTCTCACTTATTCTTGTATCATATGATAACTGTTGAGTTAAAGGTGCGTTTTCCACGCCTAACCATTGAGCTACACCGCTTAAACGTAGTTTATGCACATCATCAATACCTGCATAAGCTGGAGAAATAACAAAGGTATTCTCTACTAAGTATTGCGAATAGGGTGATAATTTTAATTCTTGTGAATTTGCCATAATAGTAAAGGCAAATAACATTACGGTATAAATATATTTTTTCATTGGGTTGAATAGTTTTTAATGTTATCTATATAAGGTAAAGTTGCCTTTAAACTCTCTTTTGTCATTTGCCGCATTAAGTTTAATGATATACCAATAGTCACCCGATGGTAATAATTTACCTTTATAAACGCCATTCCATGACTGTTGAATTCCTTTATACTCCTGAATTAATCGTTGGTATCTATCAAATATCTTTACCGTTATATTCGGATATATTGCAATGTTTCTAGGATACCATGTATCATTTATACCATCACCATCCGGTGTAAAGAAGTTTGGAATTTCAATATCTTTTACCTCAATAATTTCCGATACAACACACCCTTTATTATCTTTTACATAGAAAGTGTAAAAACCAGCTCCAGATACTGTAAATACATTAACACTTCCAAAGTCTTCATCTTTAACCTCTGGTGATATTAATTTATCAGTATTCTTAAGCATTGCATATTGATATTCAGGCTCACCGTTTGTCGCATTAACAACATATTCAACTAAAGAATTTGCTGAGTTGTCTACATTAAAACTCACAGGCGTATATGCTTCAACAAGAACTACAACAGGCTCATCAGTACAACCAGTACTTGTGTTTCTAACTCTAACTGTATGCTCACCATTTGCTACATCTTCAAAAATATTTGATGTTTGATATGAACCACCATCTAAACTGAATTCAACTTCATTTTCGTATTCCGTTGCTACAGCTGTTATAATTTGATTTTCAGAACCTTCACATTTAAATCCTGCGTCAGCAGTAAATTCTAAAAATGTTAATTGACTTAAAGTAACTGACTCCGTAGTTTCACAAGTATTTACACCTTTTACTTTACGTATTATAATTTCGTAATCTCCAGCAACCAATCCACTAAATAAAGAGGACGCTTGATAAGTTGTTCCTCCATCAATACTATAGGATAATGCATTACCTGATGTGTTCTGACTTACATTAATGTTAATAGAACCATCACTACCTCCATAACATAATACATCTTGTTTTTCAACAGTGTATTCAATTTCTGGATCAAAATCAATGTTAGCAACAGTTGTTGTTGTACAACCATTCGCATCTTTTACTGTGATCGTATGATCTCCTTCTGTAGAAACTTCGAAAATGTTAGAATCTTGATAACTTGTACCATTATTGATACTATATTGATACGGTGGCGTACCTCCTGTTCCCGTAGCATCTATTCTTCCGCTTAGGGCATTACCATTACACGGCATAATATTATCTAAAACACTATTCGTAGCTTGTAATAAAGTTGGTTCACCAATGGTAAAGTTGAATACATCAAAACAACCATCAGTGTTCGTAACTTTAACTGAATAGTCTCCAATATCTAATCCTGTAAAATCAAATGATTTCGCTGCTGTAGGCCCTTCCGTTGCAATAACACTACCAGCTTGTGATAATTCATAAGTAAAAGTAGCTGCATCATCAGTTATAGTAACATTAACCTTACCATCTTCACTATCCTTACATAAGGCATCAGAAGGAGTGAATGCAACATCTAAACCAAGAACTGTTATTGTTCGAGTAGTTATCGTACAACCTATTTTTGTTTGTGTAACAGTATAAACACCAGGTCCATTAATTGAAATCGTTTGACCGGTACCTAAATCATTACCATTCTGGTCTACCCATTCATAAACATTATAACCATCATGACCAGAAATTGTTAACGTATTATTACAATACTCTTCAGTACTATCAAATTGACAAGAACTAGTATCTACATATAAATCCATAGAACCAACATTTGGCAATCCACAGCCATTAACTCCTATTAAACCTGGTTGATCTGAAACATTTTCACCAGAAGTTACCCCTCCATATGATGAGCTGATTGTATTTTGTAATAAATTAGTACATGCATCTGTATAATCAAAACAATTATCAGAAGCAGTTACTTGATATCTTATATTATATGAATCTGAAGCACTATTTCTTAAGACTAGTGTATCATCAATAGTAAACGTTATTTGTCTGGTAGCAGCATTAAATGTATGTGTAATTAAACCAGCGGCCAATGGTGTGCCTGATGCATCTAAAAATTCAAATGTAGTATCATCTAAAGTTACATTTAGAGGTAACGTGTTAGTCACCACCGTGCTTGTAGCATCATCAGTACCAATATTTTTAAAATTAACATTATACCAAACTGTTTCACCTAGTTGTACTGGTGAATTATAGGTTATTGGATTGTTAGAAGTATCTTCAACACTAGTTAGTACTTGTAATACAGGCTCAATTATATTTATTGAAAAAGTATTTAAAAAAGTAAAGATATGATCTCCACCTACATTATTTGTTACCCGTACAGTTGCTCCAGTTTCACCATTTCCAATTAGCACATTACCCCCATTTAATGGTGTGAAATCTAATATTTTCTGATCCCATCCTAACGTGTTAGAACTATTTAAATTTCTATCGGTGTCTACAACTCCATCATGAGTAATATTACTACTGAAAAAATTATTGATATCATTTGCATCATCATATAATGAAGTAAAACTAGTTTTTCCATCTGCCTTAAACTGCATATGATCACCATACAAACCTAAATCTCCTTCTAAGGCTGCAACCCCCACTTTACCCTCAACAGGACCTGATGGTGGAGTTGTAAAACCTGAATAACTAAAATCAACTACGTTGTTTGGTGAATTTCTAACCGCAGACATACCATCAAACGTACTGATGTACTTTCGTGGCTCAGATGGATCTTCATATACAATAACTAAAGACCAACCTGCGGCATTATTTGTACCAACATTTGTACTTAAGTCAGCTACATAGTAATCTCCATTAGGGTTGGTAATAGAAGTTACAATACTTGTAACATCTTTATAGAACACTAAATCTAAATCTTCTCTTTTAGAGACGTCTGTTATATCGGCTGTTATTAGCTGATAGGCACCTCCAGGTATTTTAAATTTAACTTCATTAGGAGCCGGAGTTGAAGGAGCTCCCACTGCACCCCAATATAAACCAGCATAAACAACTCGGTTACAAGAACCTGTTGTAAATTTAGCACTACTTGAATTAAAAGTATTAGTATCACCATCAATATCAACAAAAACCATATCAATATCATTGTTACGATCTGTACCATTGTAAGGTTGATCACTAGTTTCTCCTAAAATGGAATTTCCGATAATTGTTAATTCTCCATTTATTCCAGTAGATTCAAATCTCTTTTCAAATGGAATTGTAGTTTGAGCACTGGAGATTAAAGGAAATATTAAAAGTGCCACTAATAATAAAAGCGTGATGTAAATAAAATTACACTTTTGTGTAGTTTGTTGGGTTGATTTCATTTTGTACAAGTATTTAGCGAATGAATAAGTAAAACGCGAGTTTATGTTCTTTAGTATACACATAACAACTAATGAACAAAAATTCCTACCCTAATTATTAAAATAAACTATTATTGCACTAAAAATGAAGAACTTGGAAGGCATTAAATTTTCTTTTAAAATGTGTTCTTTTTTATAAAAAATCTTTCAAAATTGAAAATTAAAACGCAAACGTCTTGCCAGAAAAACTTTGGAGTATTTAATTGTTTTTTATACTGTTTTTTACAATAGATAACAATACGTATAATACTATTATTAAAGGGATTGCGTAGATGTAAAAGAACACTACGAGTACTGTAGAAATTACCAAAAAGGAAAGTTCTATATAATTATTGCTTAAAGAAAAGTTTTTAAATTTTAAAGAGAAAAGTGGAATTTCCGTATTCATTAAAAAACTAAAGAGAAGGGTAACAACAATTAAAAAATAGGGATTTGATACAAGATTAAAAATAAAATCATTATTACCAAAAGCTAAAATTACAGGTAGGCTGAGAACGAATAAAGCCATAGCCGGAGTTGGTAACCCTATAAACGAAGAAGTTTGACGATCATCCAAATTAAATTTCGCCAATCTATAGGCTGCTGCCAATGTTAAAATTATTCCTACAAATGGTAAGAGTTGTACTGTGTGAATTTTAAAACCAATCCAATTTAAAGATTCCGTTTTCTCAAACATCGAGACTTCAAACGAATCATGATTTAAAGAACTTAAAATCAACTGAAACATTACAATACCTGGCACTACTCCACTTGTTACAACATCGGCTAAGGAATCTAATTGCAAACCTAATTCACTCTGAACATTTAATAATCGTGCCGCCAAGCCATCAAAAAAGTCAAAAAAGATACCCAGCAACACAAAAATGGCTGCAGTTACTAAGTCATTATTTGCGGCAAATAGCACAGCAATGACACCAGAAAACAAGTTTAATAATGTTATAATATTTGGAATATGTTTTTTAATGACGATAGGGTTTTAGGGTAAACAAATTTAGAGAAATATTAATAAATTTACTTTAAACAATTAAATATATAATTATGTTAATAAAATATAGGGATAGTTTTTTGTAATTTATTATGATTTCTTACTTTAGCAAACATACAAAAATCCCAAGCAACTTAATGTCAGAACAAACCAAATATACTGAAGATAATATTAGATCACTAGATTGGAAAGAGCATATCCGTATGCGTCCGGGTATGTATATTGGTAAATTAGGTGATGGCTCTTCGGCTGATGATGGTATTTACATCCTTATAAAAGAGGTCATTGACAATTCTATTGATGAATATGTAATGGGTGCTGGAAAAACCATAGAAATTTCTGTGAAAGACAAAGTGGTGACTGTAAGAGATTATGGTCGTGGTATTCCGCTTGGTAAGGTGGTTGATGTAGTATCTAAAATGAATACGGGTGGCAAGTACGATTCTAGAGCTTTTAAAAAATCAGTGGGTCTAAATGGAGTGGGTACAAAAGCAGTAAATGCGTTATCATCTCACTTTAAAGTGCAATCGGTTCGTGACAATAAGTCGAAAATTGCTGAATTTGAACAAGGAAACTTGACTTTAGATGATAAAATTCAAGATTCTTCTTTACGAAAAGGTACTAAAGTCAGTTTTACACCTGACGAAATTATTTTTAACAATTACAAATACAGAAACGAGTATATCATAAAAATGATTAAAAATTATGTCTATCTCAATACGGGATTGACGATACTTTTTAATGGTGAAAAATATTATTCTGAAAATGGCTTAAAAGATTTATTGGAAGAAAATATTGCTGAAGAAGATATGGTTTACCCAATCATACATTTACAAGGTGATGATATAGAAATTGCTTTAACCCATAGTAAATCGCAATACAGTGAAGAATTTCACTCTTTTGTAAATGGGCAACACACCACACAGGGTGGTACACACCAAAATGCCTTTAGAGAAGCGGTTGTAAAAACGGTTCGTGATTTTTTTGGAAAGAACTATGAGGCATCAGATGTTAGAAAATCAGTAGTCTCTGCCATTAGCGTAAAGGTAATGGAACCTGTTTTTGAGAGTCAAACCAAAACAAAATTGGGATCCACAGAAATGGGTGGAAAATTACCCACAGTACGGACTTTTATACTTGATTTTGTAAAGCGAAACCTTGACAATTATTTGCACAAAAATCCAGCTACGGCTGAACAAATGCAAAAGAAAATCTTACAAGCAGAACGTGAGCGTAAAGATTTGTCTGGAATTAGAAAACTAGCCAGAGACCGAGCCAAGAAAGCTAATTTACACAATAAGAAATTACGAGATTGCCGTGTACATTTAGGTGATATGAAAAAAGACAATCGTTTGGATAGTACTTTGTTTATTACGGAGGGAGATTCAGCGAGTGGTTCTATTACTAAATCTAGAAATGTAAATACGCAGGCAGTATTTAGTTTAAGAGGTAAGCCTCTGAATTCCTTCGGTATGAGCAAAAAAATTGTTTATGAAAATGAAGAATTCAATTTATTACAGGCGGCTTTAAATATTGAAGATGGAATAGAGAATTTAAGATATAATAACATTGTAATTGCTACTGATGCGGATGTTGATGGTATGCATATTCGATTATTATTGATTACTTTTTTCTTACAGTTTTTTCCAGAATTGATAAAAGAAGGTCATTTATTCATTTTAGATACGCCACTCTTTAGGGTGAGAGACAAAAAAGAAACCTTTTATTGTTATTCAGAAACGGAAAAACAAAATGCTATTAAAAAATTAAGAGGTAAGCCAGAAATGACAAGGTTTAAAGGATTGGGAGAGATATCACCTGACGAATTTGCAAACTTCATTGGAGATAGTATTCGCTTAGACCCTGTTATGCTTGACAAAGAAATGTCTATAGAACAATTGTTGACTTTTTATATGGGTAAAAACACCCCAGACCGTCAAAAATTTATAATTAATAATCTAAAAGTTGAACTTGATTTAGTTGAAGAAGTATAATGCAAGAAGAAGAAGAAATCCAACCCGAAAATAATCAAGAAAACCTTTCAGACGAGACCATAACTAAGGTCTCAGGCATGTATAAAGATTGGTTTTTAGACTATGCCTCATATGTAATATTAGAACGTGCAGTACCAGCCATTGATGATGGTTTAAAACCTGTACAGCGGCGAATTATGCAGTCTATGAAAGATTTAGACGACGGTCGTTACAACAAAGTTGCCAATTTAGTGGGTCACACCATGCAGTACCATCCGCATGGAGATGCTAGTATTGCTGATGCCATGGTACAACTTGGCCAAAAAGAATTACTTATTGATATGCAGGGAAACTGGGGTAATATCCTTACTGGGGATAGAGCTGCAGCTTCGAGATATATAGAAGCTAGGTTATCCAAATTTGCCTTAGAAGTTGTTTTTAATCCGAAAACTACGGAGTGGCAAGCGTCGTACGATGGTCGTCGTAAGGAACCCATAGATTTACCTGTTAAATTCCCTTTATTATTAGCTCAAGGTGCTGAAGGTATCGCCGTTGGTTTATCTACAAAAATACTACCGCATAATTTTAATGAACTTATTGATGCCTCTATAAAGCATCTCAAAGGAAAAAGCTTCGTACTTCTTCCTGATTTTTTAACAGGAGGTATTGCGGATGTTACAAACTATAACGAAGGCAAACGAGGAGGCAAAGTTAGGGTACGTTCAAAAATATCTCAATTTGACAAAAACACACTAGTTATCAATGAGATACCTTTTGGAACCACAACCTCTTCTTTAATTGACTCTGTACTTAAAGCTAACGACAAAGGCAAAATAAAAATAAAGAAAATAGAAGATAATACCGCTGCTACAGTTGAAATATTAGTGCATTTACCAAATGGCGTTTCGCCAGATAAAACGATTGATGCCCTCTATGCTTTTACCAATTGCGAGGTTTCTATTTCACCACTGTGCTGTATTATTGAAAATAATAAACCGATTTTTATCGGGGTTAATGAAATGCTACGTAAATCTACCGATCACACGGTAGCATTATTAAAACAAGAGCTTGAAATTCAACTTCAAGAATTAGAAGAACAGTGGCATTTTGCTTCATTAGAACGCATTTTTATTGAAAACAGGATTTATCGCGACATTGAAGAAGAAGAAACTTGGAAAGGCGTTATTGCCGCTATTGACAAAGGTTTAAAACCACATACAAAACATTTAAAACGAAAGGTTACTGAAGAAGATATTGTTCGTTTAACGGAAATAAGAATTAAAAAAATATCAAAATTTGATATTGACAAAGCTAAACAGTTTATAGAAAGTCTTGAAGAAAAAATTGCTGAAGTAAAACATCATTTAGCAAATTTAATAGTATTTGCTATTGATTACTTTAAAAACTTAAAGGAAAAATACGGTAAAGACAAAGATAGAAAAACTGAAATTAGAATCTTTGAAGACATTGTAGCCACTAAGGTTGCCATGAAAAATGCTAAACTTTATGTCAACCGGAAAGAAGGGTTTTTCGGAACATCTTTACGTAAAGATGAATTTGTAGCCGATTGTGCAGACATCGATGACATTATTGTTTTTCTTGAAGATGGTAGAATGGTCGTTTCAAAAATAGATTCCAAAACTTTTGTCGGTAAAAATATTATACATATTGCTGTTTTTAAGAAAAAAGACAAGCGTACGGTTTACAATATGATTTATCGTGATGGAAAGGCTGGCCCAACGTATATGAAACGCTTTTCTGTAACCAGTATCACCAGAGATAAAGATTATGATCTAACTGCGGGCAACAAAGGCTCTAGTGTGCTCTATTTCTCTGCAAATCCAAATGGTGAAGCAGAAGTGGTAATGGTTTATTTAAGAGCTTTAGGCAATGTAAAAAAATTAAAATGGGAAATTGATTTTGCAGATTTAGCAATAAAAGGTCGTGGTAGTAAAGGGAATACTGTTACAAAACATGCTGTTAAAAAAATAGAACTTAAAGAAAGAGGAATCTCTACACTTAAACCACGTAAAATTTGGTTTGACGATACCGTACAAAGGCTGAATGTTGAAAACAGAGGTGATTTATTAGGTGAATTTACGGCTGAAGATCGTTTGCTAATTATCACACAATCGGGAACAGTAAAAACGATAATGCCTGAACTTTCTGCTCATTTTGATGATGACATGATTATTCTAGAAAAATGGATTCCAAATAAACCTATTTCTGCAATTCATTATGATGGCGAAAAAGAACGTTATTATGTCAAGCGTTTTATGATTGACAATCCTAACAAGGAGGAAATATTCATTTCTGAACATCCAAAATCGCAACTTGAAATTGTAGCCACTGATTTCAGACCTATCGCCGAAGTTATTTTCTCTAAACGTGCTTTAGAAAACGAAACAGTTAACTTTGAAGAATTTATTGCAGTAAAAGGCATTAAGGCGATTGGAAATCAACTAACTACAGATAAAATAAAACAAGTAAACCTACTTGAACCTCTTCCTTATATAGAACCAGAGGTAAACACAGTTGATGTAGTTGAGGAAGTAGAAATAGACAACACTAAACCTGAATCAAAACCAGAAGTTAATAACGATGAAGACGCCTCTGAAGATGATGATGGACAAATCACATTGTTTTAGATAAACCCTGATAAACTATTTTTTCCATTTAATCCCACAACCAATACTGGGCTTCTGAATAGATTCATTGTCTTTATTAGTCAATAGGCAGTCTAAAGCATGACGTAAATCGCTACCCGTTACCGCTAACCCATTACCAGGTCTGGAATCGTCAAATTGTCCACGATAGGCCAATTTTAAATCCGTATCAAAAACATACAAATCAGGAGTACAGGCCGCATCATACGTTTTAGCCACCTCTTGGGTTTCGTCATACAAATAAGGAAAAGGATATTTTAATTCTTTAGCTACTTTTTTCATTAAATAGGGAGCATCCTGTGGGTAATTTTCTACATCATTGGAAGAAATAGCAATAAATGATATTCCATTACTGATATAATCATTTGCAACCTTTACCAGCTCCTCATTTATATGGATAACAAATGGGCAATGATTACAAATAAATAGCATAACAGTCCCCTTTTCCCCTTTTAAATTAGT
The nucleotide sequence above comes from Aureibaculum algae. Encoded proteins:
- a CDS encoding T9SS type B sorting domain-containing protein; its protein translation is MKSTQQTTQKCNFIYITLLLLVALLIFPLISSAQTTIPFEKRFESTGINGELTIIGNSILGETSDQPYNGTDRNNDIDMVFVDIDGDTNTFNSSSAKFTTGSCNRVVYAGLYWGAVGAPSTPAPNEVKFKIPGGAYQLITADITDVSKREDLDLVFYKDVTSIVTSITNPNGDYYVADLSTNVGTNNAAGWSLVIVYEDPSEPRKYISTFDGMSAVRNSPNNVVDFSYSGFTTPPSGPVEGKVGVAALEGDLGLYGDHMQFKADGKTSFTSLYDDANDINNFFSSNITHDGVVDTDRNLNSSNTLGWDQKILDFTPLNGGNVLIGNGETGATVRVTNNVGGDHIFTFLNTFSINIIEPVLQVLTSVEDTSNNPITYNSPVQLGETVWYNVNFKNIGTDDATSTVVTNTLPLNVTLDDTTFEFLDASGTPLAAGLITHTFNAATRQITFTIDDTLVLRNSASDSYNIRYQVTASDNCFDYTDACTNLLQNTISSSYGGVTSGENVSDQPGLIGVNGCGLPNVGSMDLYVDTSSCQFDSTEEYCNNTLTISGHDGYNVYEWVDQNGNDLGTGQTISINGPGVYTVTQTKIGCTITTRTITVLGLDVAFTPSDALCKDSEDGKVNVTITDDAATFTYELSQAGSVIATEGPTAAKSFDFTGLDIGDYSVKVTNTDGCFDVFNFTIGEPTLLQATNSVLDNIMPCNGNALSGRIDATGTGGTPPYQYSINNGTSYQDSNIFEVSTEGDHTITVKDANGCTTTTVANIDFDPEIEYTVEKQDVLCYGGSDGSININVSQNTSGNALSYSIDGGTTYQASSLFSGLVAGDYEIIIRKVKGVNTCETTESVTLSQLTFLEFTADAGFKCEGSENQIITAVATEYENEVEFSLDGGSYQTSNIFEDVANGEHTVRVRNTSTGCTDEPVVVLVEAYTPVSFNVDNSANSLVEYVVNATNGEPEYQYAMLKNTDKLISPEVKDEDFGSVNVFTVSGAGFYTFYVKDNKGCVVSEIIEVKDIEIPNFFTPDGDGINDTWYPRNIAIYPNITVKIFDRYQRLIQEYKGIQQSWNGVYKGKLLPSGDYWYIIKLNAANDKREFKGNFTLYR
- a CDS encoding DNA gyrase/topoisomerase IV subunit A, with translation MQEEEEIQPENNQENLSDETITKVSGMYKDWFLDYASYVILERAVPAIDDGLKPVQRRIMQSMKDLDDGRYNKVANLVGHTMQYHPHGDASIADAMVQLGQKELLIDMQGNWGNILTGDRAAASRYIEARLSKFALEVVFNPKTTEWQASYDGRRKEPIDLPVKFPLLLAQGAEGIAVGLSTKILPHNFNELIDASIKHLKGKSFVLLPDFLTGGIADVTNYNEGKRGGKVRVRSKISQFDKNTLVINEIPFGTTTSSLIDSVLKANDKGKIKIKKIEDNTAATVEILVHLPNGVSPDKTIDALYAFTNCEVSISPLCCIIENNKPIFIGVNEMLRKSTDHTVALLKQELEIQLQELEEQWHFASLERIFIENRIYRDIEEEETWKGVIAAIDKGLKPHTKHLKRKVTEEDIVRLTEIRIKKISKFDIDKAKQFIESLEEKIAEVKHHLANLIVFAIDYFKNLKEKYGKDKDRKTEIRIFEDIVATKVAMKNAKLYVNRKEGFFGTSLRKDEFVADCADIDDIIVFLEDGRMVVSKIDSKTFVGKNIIHIAVFKKKDKRTVYNMIYRDGKAGPTYMKRFSVTSITRDKDYDLTAGNKGSSVLYFSANPNGEAEVVMVYLRALGNVKKLKWEIDFADLAIKGRGSKGNTVTKHAVKKIELKERGISTLKPRKIWFDDTVQRLNVENRGDLLGEFTAEDRLLIITQSGTVKTIMPELSAHFDDDMIILEKWIPNKPISAIHYDGEKERYYVKRFMIDNPNKEEIFISEHPKSQLEIVATDFRPIAEVIFSKRALENETVNFEEFIAVKGIKAIGNQLTTDKIKQVNLLEPLPYIEPEVNTVDVVEEVEIDNTKPESKPEVNNDEDASEDDDGQITLF
- a CDS encoding thioredoxin family protein, encoding MARTPSNMIPLGTKAPKFNLKDTVTDQSLSLTNLKGEKGTVMLFICNHCPFVIHINEELVKVANDYISNGISFIAISSNDVENYPQDAPYLMKKVAKELKYPFPYLYDETQEVAKTYDAACTPDLYVFDTDLKLAYRGQFDDSRPGNGLAVTGSDLRHALDCLLTNKDNESIQKPSIGCGIKWKK
- a CDS encoding CDP-alcohol phosphatidyltransferase family protein — its product is MVIKKHIPNIITLLNLFSGVIAVLFAANNDLVTAAIFVLLGIFFDFFDGLAARLLNVQSELGLQLDSLADVVTSGVVPGIVMFQLILSSLNHDSFEVSMFEKTESLNWIGFKIHTVQLLPFVGIILTLAAAYRLAKFNLDDRQTSSFIGLPTPAMALFVLSLPVILAFGNNDFIFNLVSNPYFLIVVTLLFSFLMNTEIPLFSLKFKNFSLSNNYIELSFLVISTVLVVFFYIYAIPLIIVLYVLLSIVKNSIKNN
- a CDS encoding DNA topoisomerase IV subunit B: MSEQTKYTEDNIRSLDWKEHIRMRPGMYIGKLGDGSSADDGIYILIKEVIDNSIDEYVMGAGKTIEISVKDKVVTVRDYGRGIPLGKVVDVVSKMNTGGKYDSRAFKKSVGLNGVGTKAVNALSSHFKVQSVRDNKSKIAEFEQGNLTLDDKIQDSSLRKGTKVSFTPDEIIFNNYKYRNEYIIKMIKNYVYLNTGLTILFNGEKYYSENGLKDLLEENIAEEDMVYPIIHLQGDDIEIALTHSKSQYSEEFHSFVNGQHTTQGGTHQNAFREAVVKTVRDFFGKNYEASDVRKSVVSAISVKVMEPVFESQTKTKLGSTEMGGKLPTVRTFILDFVKRNLDNYLHKNPATAEQMQKKILQAERERKDLSGIRKLARDRAKKANLHNKKLRDCRVHLGDMKKDNRLDSTLFITEGDSASGSITKSRNVNTQAVFSLRGKPLNSFGMSKKIVYENEEFNLLQAALNIEDGIENLRYNNIVIATDADVDGMHIRLLLITFFLQFFPELIKEGHLFILDTPLFRVRDKKETFYCYSETEKQNAIKKLRGKPEMTRFKGLGEISPDEFANFIGDSIRLDPVMLDKEMSIEQLLTFYMGKNTPDRQKFIINNLKVELDLVEEV
- a CDS encoding PorP/SprF family type IX secretion system membrane protein gives rise to the protein MKKYIYTVMLFAFTIMANSQELKLSPYSQYLVENTFVISPAYAGIDDVHKLRLSGVAQWLGVENAPLTQQLSYDTRISENTGVGVILYNDRNGNTKQMGAQLSYAYHLILSEADDEYLSFGLSYKFNHFKIDTDKFDDGTGTGNNDPHVGASESTSNHNFEVGALYRIKNYFVGANASNILNKATKIFDNSEPVKLRNYYLFTGYTFLSDNDEYEYEPSLFFKYFEGDGRSVSDINFKARKLTDDGYYWAGINTRFLNDQGFKPLSVSPLLGLKKDKMYLGLGYQFNINESIQFGSYGTPLLVLGYDFDGGRYNTSWSSRK